In Pithys albifrons albifrons isolate INPA30051 chromosome 6, PitAlb_v1, whole genome shotgun sequence, a single genomic region encodes these proteins:
- the LOC139673015 gene encoding PAX3- and PAX7-binding protein 1-like: MTKHFKLLFAQLGGYCLEFSAFSTTKVSVKEHIWPTVDPLNRASVEILKQCCGLNPLLFYGCEEQEQVKDDADISLLPTIVERVVLPKLTVISENIWDPFSTTQTCRVVAIVQKPVGGYPSVVNAENKNTQMLLKALLLRMRRTLDADVFMPFYPKNILENKNSGPYLFFQRQFWSSGKLLGNFLQWYGILSNKTPGAVHRWAAEQAHPYGFSKLRVWRGQHEEGSKWSTSSRS, from the exons ATGACCAAGCACTTTAAGCTGCTGTTTGCCCAGCTCGGTGG ATACTGTTTGGAATTCAGTGCTTTCAGCACGACAAAG GTTTCTGTAAAGGAACACATCTGGCCCACTGTGGACCCGTTAAACAG GGCAAGTGTCGAGATTTTGAAACAATGTTGTGGTTTGAATCCTTTGCTGTTTTACGGCTGTGAAGAGCAGGAGCAAGTGAAAGATGATGCTGATATTTCACTGTTGCCTACCATTGTAGAGCGAGTTGTTCTTCCTAAATTAACAG tgatttcagaaaatatctggGATCCTTTTTCTACCACACAGACATGTAGAGTGGTGGCAATTGTACAGAAACCAGTAGGTGGATACCCCTCAGTGgtgaatgcagaaaacaaaaacacacaa ATGCTTTTGAAGGCATTATTGCTAAGAATGAGGAGAACACTAGATGCTGATGTATTCATGCCCTTCTATCCAAAAAA CATCTTAGAAAACAAGAACTCGGGTCcatatttgtttttccaacGTCAGTTTTGGTCCTCTGGTAAG TTATTAGGAAACTTTCTCCAGTGGTATGGGATCCTTTCAAATAAAACTCCAGGAGCTGTCCATAGATGGGCTGCTGAACAGGCACATCCTTATGGCTTTTCAAAACTCAGAGTATGGAGAGGACAGCATGAAGAAGGCTCAAAGT GGAGCACATCCAGCAGGTCATAA